The Pyruvatibacter sp. HU-CL02332 genome includes a window with the following:
- a CDS encoding aminotransferase, with the protein MKAPNPVYGSQGTTIFAVMSGLAADAGAINLGQGFPDDEGPDDIRAAAAQAIVNGPNQYPPMMGVPELRQAVASHADRFYGLGLDWQSQVLITSGATEALAASLGALLKPGDEAILIEPFFDTYLPVIEAAGATAKCVALHPPAWSLDLDELEAAFSAKTKLILLNTPHNPLGRVFSQDDLAAIADACIRHDVVAVCDEVYEHMVFDGMRHAPLMTLPGMSDRTVRIQSAGKIFSLTGWKVGFISGSPELVSLISKAHQNLVFTTPPGLQIGVAYGLGKDDEFFTEQSVDLASKRDVLRAGLEAIGFEISPCQGTYFLTADIRPVAGNEQDIAFCKRITTEAKVAAVPISAFYAPNSNHKSHHFIRFCFCKQPAVLEEACNRLSHYLR; encoded by the coding sequence ATGAAGGCCCCCAATCCCGTATACGGATCCCAAGGGACAACGATCTTTGCCGTCATGTCCGGACTCGCCGCTGACGCAGGGGCCATCAACCTTGGACAAGGGTTTCCTGATGACGAAGGACCCGATGATATCAGGGCCGCCGCGGCTCAGGCCATTGTAAACGGTCCCAATCAGTACCCGCCAATGATGGGTGTCCCGGAATTACGTCAGGCGGTGGCGTCGCATGCCGATCGCTTTTACGGCTTGGGCCTTGATTGGCAAAGCCAGGTGCTCATCACCTCCGGCGCGACGGAAGCGTTGGCCGCAAGTCTTGGTGCATTGCTGAAGCCAGGTGATGAGGCAATCCTGATAGAGCCTTTCTTCGATACCTATCTGCCGGTGATTGAAGCAGCCGGAGCAACGGCCAAATGTGTGGCGCTCCATCCGCCGGCCTGGAGTTTGGATCTCGATGAACTGGAGGCAGCATTTTCCGCAAAGACCAAACTGATACTATTGAACACACCACACAATCCGCTCGGGCGTGTTTTCAGCCAGGACGATCTGGCAGCAATCGCAGACGCGTGCATCCGGCACGATGTCGTCGCCGTGTGCGACGAGGTTTATGAGCACATGGTGTTCGATGGGATGCGGCACGCACCGCTTATGACTCTCCCTGGCATGTCTGATCGGACGGTTCGAATTCAATCTGCAGGCAAGATTTTCTCTCTCACCGGTTGGAAAGTTGGATTTATTTCAGGCTCGCCAGAGCTGGTAAGTCTGATTTCCAAGGCGCATCAAAATCTTGTTTTTACGACACCACCCGGGCTGCAGATTGGCGTAGCTTACGGGCTTGGAAAAGACGACGAGTTCTTCACAGAACAGTCCGTTGACCTTGCGTCAAAACGCGATGTTCTGCGTGCAGGACTGGAAGCCATAGGCTTTGAAATCAGCCCTTGCCAAGGCACTTACTTTTTGACGGCTGATATCCGGCCTGTTGCGGGCAATGAACAGGATATTGCCTTCTGCAAACGCATCACAACTGAAGCAAAGGTTGCAGCGGTGCCCATCAGCGCGTTTTATGCGCCCAACTCAAATCACAAGTCACACCATTTCATTCGTTTTTGTTTTTGCAAGCAGCCTGCGGTGCTGGAAGAAGCATGCAATCGCCTCTCGCATTATCTGCGCTGA
- a CDS encoding P-II family nitrogen regulator — MKKIEAIIKPFKLDEVKEALNDVGLQGITVTEAKGFGRQKGHTELYRGAEYVVDFLPKVKIEIVLGEEQVDPALEAIQNAARTGRIGDGKIFITNVEEVVRIRTGETGEAAV; from the coding sequence ATGAAAAAGATCGAGGCAATCATAAAGCCTTTCAAGCTCGACGAAGTGAAAGAGGCCCTCAACGACGTGGGTCTTCAGGGCATTACCGTGACTGAAGCCAAGGGCTTTGGCCGCCAGAAGGGCCACACTGAGCTCTATCGCGGCGCCGAGTACGTGGTGGACTTTCTCCCGAAGGTAAAAATCGAGATCGTGTTGGGTGAAGAACAGGTAGACCCCGCTCTTGAGGCCATCCAGAACGCCGCGCGGACGGGCCGCATCGGCGATGGCAAGATCTTCATTACCAATGTCGAAGAAGTCGTCCGCATCCGTACGGGTGAAACCGGCGAAGCCGCAGTTTAA
- the glnA gene encoding type I glutamate--ammonia ligase, translating into MSDAASILAMIKEKDIKYVDLRFTDPRGKMQHVTFDPDLVDEDLFADGTMFDGSSIAGWKAINDSDMVLMPDPDTAVIDPFYAQTTLAIMCDIVDTSGQAYERDPRTTAKKALAYLQQSGVGDTAYFGPEAEFFVFDDVQFSSDPYNTGFRVDSVELPTNTGTEYEIGNLGHRPRTKGGYFPVNPIDSAQDLRSEMLTVMKEMGVDTEKHHHEVAAAQHELGMKFDTLVRVADKLQIYKYVVHNVAHAYGKSATFMPKPVFGDNGTGMHCHQSIWKDGQPLFAGSAYADLSETCLYYIGGILKHAKAINAFTNPSTNSYKRLVPGYEAPVLLAYSARNRSASCRIPHGSGPKAKRIEIRFPDPTANPYLAFTAMLMAGLDGIENKIHPGEPMDKDLYSLPPEELAEVPTVAGSLREALDSLDADRDFLKKGGVFTDDQIDGYMELKWEEVMNYEMTPHPIEYDMYYSV; encoded by the coding sequence ATGTCCGATGCAGCTTCAATCTTGGCGATGATCAAGGAGAAAGACATCAAGTATGTCGATCTTCGCTTCACCGATCCGCGCGGCAAGATGCAGCACGTAACCTTCGACCCGGACCTCGTGGACGAAGATCTGTTCGCAGACGGAACCATGTTCGATGGTTCTTCTATTGCCGGCTGGAAAGCCATCAACGACTCCGACATGGTTCTGATGCCGGATCCGGACACAGCGGTTATTGATCCGTTCTATGCGCAGACCACGCTCGCAATCATGTGCGATATCGTGGATACGTCCGGTCAGGCTTATGAGCGTGATCCACGCACCACCGCCAAAAAGGCACTTGCCTATTTGCAGCAGTCAGGCGTTGGCGACACAGCTTACTTCGGCCCGGAAGCCGAATTCTTTGTATTCGACGACGTTCAGTTCTCATCGGACCCATACAACACCGGCTTCCGTGTAGACTCTGTCGAACTGCCCACCAACACCGGTACCGAATATGAAATCGGCAACCTTGGTCACCGTCCGCGCACCAAGGGTGGCTACTTCCCGGTAAATCCGATCGACAGTGCGCAGGACCTGCGCTCTGAAATGCTGACGGTCATGAAGGAAATGGGCGTCGATACTGAAAAGCATCACCACGAAGTGGCTGCTGCTCAGCACGAGCTTGGCATGAAATTCGACACGCTCGTTCGTGTTGCCGACAAGCTGCAGATCTACAAGTACGTTGTGCACAACGTGGCGCATGCATATGGCAAGTCCGCCACATTCATGCCCAAGCCTGTTTTCGGCGACAACGGCACCGGCATGCACTGTCACCAGTCAATCTGGAAAGATGGTCAGCCGCTCTTCGCGGGTTCAGCATACGCTGATCTGTCAGAAACCTGCCTTTACTACATCGGTGGTATTCTGAAGCACGCCAAAGCGATCAACGCTTTCACAAACCCATCAACCAACTCCTACAAGCGTCTGGTTCCTGGCTACGAAGCGCCAGTGCTGCTTGCTTACTCAGCCCGCAACCGTTCAGCTTCTTGCCGCATTCCGCACGGCTCTGGCCCCAAGGCGAAGCGCATTGAGATCCGCTTCCCGGATCCAACCGCAAACCCATATCTTGCATTCACTGCAATGCTGATGGCGGGTCTTGATGGTATCGAGAATAAGATCCATCCAGGCGAGCCAATGGACAAGGACCTTTACTCGCTGCCGCCGGAAGAACTGGCAGAGGTGCCAACGGTTGCTGGCTCACTGCGTGAAGCCCTTGATTCACTTGATGCGGACCGCGACTTCCTCAAGAAGGGTGGCGTGTTCACTGATGACCAGATCGACGGCTATATGGAACTCAAGTGGGAAGAAGTCATGAACTACGAAATGACTCCGCACCCAATTGAGTATGACATGTACTACTCGGTCTAA
- a CDS encoding NADH:flavin oxidoreductase/NADH oxidase family protein produces MSGTNISSPLTLPCGAVLKNRFAKGAMTEGLADARNQATERHARLYGRWADGGSGMLLTGNVQVDGRYLERPGNVVIEGPQSNEQLSALAAFAKAGTRNNTHLWMQLSHAGRQTPAAVTSEPVAPSAIEVKMPGGQFGKPRALTVEEIKDIIERFAFAAGVAKDTGFTGVQVHAAHGYLISEFLNPLVNQRTDEWGGSLENRARLLMETVKAVRARVGAEFPISVKLNSSDFQKGGFSHADSITVASWLDEAGLDLLEVSGGNYEQPVMMDTEGFEPVYEEKVRSSTRKREAYFLEYAADMAKAVKNTPLMVTGGFRTVEGMNEALASEDADVIGIARPLCVEADLPQQMMDGKMTEAKKWEKTFRLGPTRILGPNSPIDLFRGLNAWGAQGWYCLQLIRMGDGQDPDTGMSTFKALRRYMGNEQKAAKAMNAARAA; encoded by the coding sequence ATGTCCGGGACAAATATTTCGTCACCACTGACGCTGCCATGCGGCGCTGTGTTGAAAAACAGATTTGCAAAAGGCGCGATGACAGAAGGTCTGGCTGACGCGCGCAATCAAGCAACGGAGCGGCATGCTCGGCTGTATGGTCGGTGGGCAGACGGGGGCAGCGGCATGTTGCTGACCGGCAATGTGCAGGTAGACGGTCGGTACCTTGAGCGCCCGGGAAATGTAGTGATCGAAGGCCCTCAGTCCAACGAACAGCTTTCTGCGTTAGCCGCTTTTGCAAAAGCGGGAACACGCAACAACACTCATCTGTGGATGCAGCTTTCCCACGCTGGTCGTCAGACACCAGCTGCTGTCACGAGCGAACCGGTCGCGCCATCTGCCATCGAAGTGAAGATGCCAGGTGGCCAGTTCGGCAAACCACGGGCGCTTACAGTTGAAGAAATCAAAGACATCATTGAACGCTTTGCTTTTGCAGCTGGCGTAGCCAAAGACACGGGGTTCACAGGTGTTCAGGTGCATGCAGCCCATGGTTATCTGATTTCGGAATTTTTGAACCCACTTGTAAATCAGCGAACAGACGAGTGGGGCGGGTCTCTTGAAAATCGGGCGCGCCTCTTGATGGAAACCGTCAAGGCGGTTCGCGCCAGGGTGGGTGCCGAGTTCCCGATTTCCGTGAAACTCAATTCGTCTGATTTCCAGAAAGGCGGATTTAGTCATGCTGACTCGATCACAGTCGCAAGCTGGTTGGATGAAGCCGGGCTCGATCTGTTGGAAGTCTCCGGCGGCAATTACGAACAGCCGGTCATGATGGATACGGAAGGTTTTGAGCCTGTCTATGAAGAAAAAGTCCGATCTTCAACGCGCAAGCGCGAAGCCTATTTTCTTGAATATGCCGCTGACATGGCCAAGGCAGTGAAGAATACGCCACTCATGGTCACCGGCGGGTTCAGAACCGTTGAAGGCATGAATGAAGCCTTGGCATCAGAAGATGCAGACGTTATCGGCATCGCGCGCCCGTTGTGTGTGGAGGCTGATCTCCCGCAGCAAATGATGGATGGCAAGATGACCGAGGCCAAAAAATGGGAAAAGACCTTCCGCCTCGGACCAACCCGGATTCTTGGTCCCAATAGTCCGATTGATCTCTTTCGTGGTCTCAATGCCTGGGGTGCGCAAGGTTGGTATTGCCTCCAGCTTATTCGCATGGGGGACGGTCAGGATCCTGATACCGGCATGAGCACGTTCAAAGCACTCAGGCGGTACATGGGAAATGAGCAGAAGGCTGCTAAGGCAATGAACGCTGCACGGGCTGCGTAG
- the parE gene encoding DNA topoisomerase IV subunit B produces the protein MARATKKTTDTNSLDLFGGDATKPARKTSAKKPAARSKGGYSASDIEVLEGLEPVRRRPGMYIGGTDERALHHLFAEVLDNSMDEAVAGHATRIEVELLADGSLSVSDNGRGIPVDPHPKFKDKSALEVILTTLHAGGKFSDKVYETSGGLHGVGVSVVNALSDRLDVEVARDKEIYHQRFERGHPVTKLKKVGKTTNKRGTTISFHADPEIFGASAHFKPARLYRMARSKAYLFGGVQIRWKCAPELLGDNATVPAEDTLHFPGGLADYLATTIEGKETVVAETFSGKLKAKGSAGTVEWAIAWLGNDDGFCNSYCNTIPTTEGGTHEAGLRAALSKALKAYGELTNQKKASSITADDVMGTACIMLSVFIREPEFVGQTKEKLSSPSAQRLVETTLRDHFDTWLASKPQQASRLLDWVIDRADERLRRRQEKEINRKTATRKLRLPGKLADCSNSSSAGSELFIVEGDSAGGSAKQARDRKTQAVLPLRGKILNVASATSAKQAQNQQISDLILALGVQTRSRYRDDDLRYEKIIIMTDADVDGAHIATLLITFFYQEMPELIRDGHLYLAVPPLYRIAQGGKTMYAVDDAHKDQLMEKEFNSNRKVEISRFKGLGEMLPAQLKETTMRPGHRTLLQVMVPDDDQDLTQTRVGELMGTKPELRFRFIQDNAEFATDLDI, from the coding sequence ATGGCCCGCGCGACCAAGAAAACCACCGACACTAACTCTCTCGACCTTTTCGGCGGGGATGCAACCAAACCTGCCCGCAAGACATCGGCCAAAAAGCCCGCTGCCCGAAGCAAAGGTGGATATTCTGCCAGTGATATTGAGGTGCTTGAGGGGCTCGAACCGGTTCGTCGTCGCCCTGGCATGTATATCGGCGGCACCGATGAACGAGCACTCCATCACCTGTTTGCCGAGGTGCTGGACAATTCAATGGACGAAGCGGTGGCCGGCCACGCCACGCGTATCGAGGTTGAGTTGCTGGCTGATGGCTCTTTGTCTGTTTCAGACAATGGCCGTGGCATCCCCGTGGATCCACACCCGAAGTTCAAAGACAAGTCGGCCCTTGAAGTCATTCTCACAACGCTTCACGCGGGCGGCAAATTCTCTGACAAAGTCTATGAGACATCCGGCGGGCTACATGGTGTAGGCGTGTCTGTCGTAAATGCGCTGTCTGATCGGCTGGATGTTGAGGTGGCTCGCGATAAAGAGATTTATCACCAGCGGTTTGAACGCGGGCATCCGGTTACCAAGCTGAAGAAGGTGGGCAAGACAACCAACAAACGCGGCACGACAATTTCGTTTCATGCCGACCCTGAGATATTCGGTGCGAGTGCGCACTTCAAACCGGCGCGGCTTTATCGCATGGCGCGGTCCAAGGCATATCTCTTCGGCGGCGTGCAAATCCGATGGAAATGTGCACCTGAACTCCTGGGTGACAATGCCACGGTCCCGGCCGAAGACACGCTGCATTTCCCGGGAGGCCTTGCCGACTATCTGGCGACGACCATCGAGGGTAAGGAAACCGTTGTTGCAGAGACGTTTTCCGGCAAGCTGAAAGCCAAAGGCAGCGCGGGCACGGTTGAGTGGGCCATTGCCTGGTTGGGCAATGATGATGGATTCTGCAATTCATACTGCAACACCATTCCGACCACCGAGGGCGGCACACACGAAGCAGGCCTGCGCGCGGCGCTATCGAAAGCACTCAAGGCGTACGGCGAGCTTACCAACCAAAAGAAGGCGTCATCGATTACTGCAGACGATGTGATGGGGACCGCCTGCATCATGCTGTCGGTCTTCATCAGAGAACCAGAGTTCGTCGGCCAAACGAAAGAGAAGCTGTCTTCTCCCTCGGCGCAGCGGCTGGTTGAGACGACCCTCCGTGATCATTTCGACACCTGGCTCGCCTCGAAACCTCAGCAGGCATCACGTCTACTGGACTGGGTCATCGACAGAGCCGATGAACGTCTTCGGCGGCGGCAAGAAAAAGAAATCAACCGCAAGACCGCCACACGTAAGCTTCGACTGCCGGGGAAACTGGCAGACTGCAGCAATTCGTCTTCGGCAGGTTCAGAGCTTTTCATCGTCGAAGGAGATTCAGCTGGCGGTTCTGCCAAGCAGGCACGTGACCGCAAGACGCAGGCAGTGCTGCCGTTGCGAGGCAAAATCCTCAATGTTGCCAGCGCCACGAGCGCCAAACAGGCGCAAAACCAGCAGATATCTGATCTGATCCTGGCGCTTGGGGTACAGACCCGATCGAGATATCGGGATGATGACCTTCGCTATGAAAAGATCATCATCATGACCGATGCTGATGTGGACGGCGCACATATCGCGACGCTCCTGATTACGTTTTTCTATCAGGAGATGCCCGAACTGATCCGCGATGGTCATTTATACCTCGCTGTGCCACCGCTCTATCGCATCGCTCAAGGTGGCAAGACCATGTATGCAGTCGATGACGCGCACAAAGACCAGCTCATGGAAAAGGAATTCAACTCGAACCGGAAGGTTGAGATCAGCCGGTTTAAGGGGCTGGGTGAAATGCTGCCGGCCCAGCTCAAGGAAACGACCATGCGCCCGGGCCACCGCACTTTGCTGCAGGTCATGGTTCCGGACGATGATCAGGATCTCACCCAGACTCGCGTCGGGGAGTTGATGGGTACCAAGCCGGAATTGCGGTTCCGGTTTATCCAGGACAATGCCGAGTTTGCCACGGATCTCGACATTTAG
- a CDS encoding DEAD/DEAH box helicase produces MTFDEFGLNADLLKAINESGYTEPTPIQAQAIPKALADRDVLGIAQTGTGKTASFTLPMIERLSKGRAKARMPRSLILEPTRELAAQVAENFEKYGKYHKLSMALLIGGVSFGDQDKKIDRGVDVLIATPGRLLDHVERGKLMLTGVQTLVIDEADRMLDMGFIPDIERICKLIPFTRQTMLFSATMPPEIENLANNFMQAPARIEVARASTTNKNITQRVIACGSRDKRKTLTDMINSETIQNAIIFCNRKRDVDVVARALKKAGLDASPIHGDLDQSVRTQTLGKFRDGQLKLLVASDVAARGLDIPEVSHVFNYDVPTHPEDYVHRIGRTGRAGRDGAAFTLVTPEDKKYLDAVEKLTEQKIEHWTGEEAPAASPAEDTEPSTEAEVAPAQETATTEADPAPEAADTNTAEAADLPETTDVVDAKADEAETQSSEDDAARAPRRGRRRGGRGRGRNRRNKDADASETGETDLETSGENTEATESGADTQPDAETPSPRGRGRRRNNNDGGNGRGNGGGRQERIIGMGDHVPAFILRPVRPAKAAAEAAAAEQAVEQSDPSTSSDSETPESDAA; encoded by the coding sequence ATGACATTTGACGAATTCGGCCTCAATGCCGACCTGCTAAAAGCCATCAACGAGTCTGGCTATACCGAGCCCACGCCCATTCAGGCACAGGCTATTCCAAAGGCGCTTGCTGACCGTGACGTTCTGGGCATTGCCCAAACGGGAACAGGCAAGACTGCTTCCTTCACGCTCCCCATGATCGAGCGTTTGTCGAAGGGACGCGCCAAGGCACGCATGCCTCGCTCCCTCATTCTTGAACCGACGCGCGAACTCGCAGCACAGGTCGCTGAGAATTTTGAAAAGTACGGCAAGTATCACAAGCTTTCCATGGCGCTGCTGATCGGCGGCGTATCCTTCGGTGATCAGGACAAGAAAATCGACCGTGGCGTCGATGTTCTCATTGCGACGCCCGGCCGCCTGCTTGACCATGTCGAGCGCGGCAAGCTGATGCTAACCGGCGTACAGACACTGGTTATTGACGAAGCCGACCGCATGCTGGACATGGGCTTCATCCCTGACATTGAGCGGATCTGCAAACTCATTCCGTTCACACGTCAGACCATGCTCTTCTCGGCAACCATGCCGCCTGAGATTGAGAACCTGGCAAACAACTTCATGCAGGCACCTGCCCGTATTGAAGTTGCCCGTGCTTCAACAACCAACAAGAACATTACCCAGCGTGTCATCGCGTGCGGGTCGCGTGACAAGCGCAAGACCCTGACCGATATGATCAACTCTGAAACGATTCAGAATGCGATCATCTTCTGCAACCGTAAGCGTGACGTGGATGTTGTTGCGCGCGCACTGAAAAAGGCCGGCCTGGACGCCTCGCCCATTCATGGTGACCTGGATCAATCGGTCCGCACACAGACACTTGGCAAATTTCGCGACGGACAGCTGAAGCTACTTGTGGCCAGCGATGTTGCAGCGCGCGGCCTGGACATTCCCGAAGTCAGCCACGTGTTCAACTACGACGTGCCCACACATCCAGAAGACTACGTCCACCGTATCGGTCGTACAGGCCGCGCGGGACGTGATGGTGCCGCCTTTACGCTTGTGACGCCCGAGGACAAGAAGTATCTGGATGCCGTTGAAAAGCTGACAGAACAGAAGATTGAGCACTGGACAGGCGAAGAGGCACCAGCCGCGTCGCCCGCCGAGGACACGGAACCTTCAACTGAAGCTGAAGTCGCTCCTGCGCAAGAGACTGCAACTACGGAGGCTGATCCAGCACCGGAGGCAGCGGACACCAATACTGCAGAAGCAGCAGACCTGCCGGAAACGACCGATGTGGTTGATGCAAAAGCGGACGAAGCGGAAACGCAATCATCTGAAGATGATGCCGCACGTGCCCCTCGCCGTGGTCGCCGTCGCGGTGGCAGAGGGCGTGGACGCAACCGTCGCAATAAGGACGCCGATGCATCCGAAACCGGTGAAACGGACCTGGAAACATCTGGTGAAAACACAGAAGCAACCGAGTCCGGCGCCGATACTCAACCGGATGCAGAAACTCCTTCACCGCGTGGGCGTGGTCGCCGTCGTAACAACAATGACGGCGGGAATGGTCGCGGCAATGGTGGTGGCCGTCAGGAACGCATCATCGGCATGGGTGATCACGTTCCGGCATTTATCCTCCGTCCAGTGCGCCCTGCAAAAGCAGCGGCTGAAGCTGCAGCAGCGGAGCAGGCGGTCGAACAGTCTGATCCATCGACAAGCTCTGATTCCGAAACACCGGAAAGCGACGCGGCCTAA
- a CDS encoding DUF1329 domain-containing protein, translating to MALFSSRMLAAIAALPALALSTTAFAAVPAEMAKRLDQDLTPLGSERAGNADGSIPAWTGGIKAPPAGFQKGTHHINPYAGEQPLFTITRENMGQYADRIAGPQKALLEKYGDTFKMNVYKSYRSCAQPEFVYEANRKNALTGTIADAGNGVDNAFMGKPFPIPNSGYEVLWNHFLGFANHKIQRQFAAVIPTASGSYTKYSAQDDAIVRWNDPKFKTASDLDNIFALYILHTLEPTRVAGNVILVHETLNRLSDPRKAWQYSPGTRRVRRAPNIAYDNPGTNSDGATTSDSFGGYNGAPDRYTWTVKGRQEAYIPYNNYDLYSNNLKYEEIINPRHINTDHVRYEQHRVWQLEANLKPSTRHVYSRRVFYQDEDTWGIVSSELYDARGELWRVQEQYPIVFYDVPVCGASMGGAYDFTNGRYVLVGMINEEEPINFYASELNEDRYTPQTIRTIGR from the coding sequence ATGGCTCTATTTTCATCGCGTATGCTGGCAGCAATCGCTGCATTACCGGCACTCGCACTATCAACAACTGCTTTTGCAGCGGTCCCAGCCGAGATGGCAAAGCGGCTTGATCAGGACCTCACGCCGCTTGGCTCTGAGCGCGCAGGCAATGCAGATGGAAGCATCCCGGCTTGGACGGGCGGGATCAAGGCTCCCCCCGCTGGCTTCCAGAAGGGTACCCATCACATCAACCCGTATGCGGGTGAGCAGCCTCTGTTCACAATCACACGGGAGAACATGGGCCAATACGCGGACCGGATTGCCGGACCGCAAAAGGCATTGCTGGAAAAGTACGGTGATACATTCAAGATGAATGTCTACAAGTCGTACCGTAGCTGTGCCCAACCTGAGTTTGTCTATGAGGCCAATCGCAAGAATGCTTTGACTGGCACAATCGCTGACGCTGGCAATGGCGTTGACAATGCATTCATGGGCAAGCCATTCCCAATTCCAAACTCAGGCTATGAAGTGCTTTGGAACCATTTCCTTGGTTTTGCGAACCACAAGATTCAACGCCAGTTTGCCGCCGTGATCCCGACAGCGTCAGGTTCATATACAAAATACTCGGCTCAGGACGACGCCATCGTCCGCTGGAACGATCCAAAGTTTAAAACGGCCTCTGATCTCGATAATATCTTTGCGCTCTACATTCTCCACACGCTGGAGCCAACGCGCGTTGCAGGCAATGTGATCCTTGTTCACGAGACCCTCAACCGGCTCTCCGATCCTCGTAAGGCGTGGCAGTACTCACCAGGCACGCGACGCGTGCGGCGCGCTCCGAATATTGCTTATGACAATCCGGGCACAAATTCTGATGGTGCCACAACTTCGGATTCATTTGGCGGATACAATGGCGCCCCTGACCGCTACACGTGGACCGTCAAAGGTCGGCAGGAAGCCTACATTCCCTACAACAACTATGACCTCTACTCGAACAATCTGAAATACGAAGAGATTATCAATCCGCGCCACATCAATACGGATCATGTACGCTACGAACAGCACCGGGTCTGGCAGCTTGAAGCTAATCTCAAGCCATCCACGCGCCACGTCTACTCACGTCGCGTCTTCTATCAGGATGAGGACACCTGGGGCATCGTGTCATCAGAACTGTATGATGCGCGCGGCGAACTCTGGCGCGTCCAGGAGCAGTATCCCATCGTCTTCTATGACGTCCCGGTGTGCGGCGCGAGCATGGGTGGTGCCTATGACTTCACCAATGGTCGTTACGTGCTGGTTGGCATGATCAATGAAGAAGAACCCATCAACTTCTACGCCAGCGAGTTGAACGAAGATCGCTACACACCTCAGACCATTCGGACGATCGGGCGCTAG
- a CDS encoding GNAT family N-acetyltransferase, with translation MEIETEGLLLRQFRADDIDAYAEMVADDDAMRFVGGVGDKADAWRRMAKWAGQWVLRGYGEFAIEEKFTGRFVGLCGPYHPIDWPQAELGWQIARPSWGQGYAPEAARACAQWMFEDLGMPRIISMIDPQNAASIRVAEKLGERIDGKFLSKGNDLPIYAMSRDEFVPA, from the coding sequence ATGGAAATAGAAACTGAGGGTTTGCTGCTCAGGCAGTTCCGGGCAGATGATATTGATGCCTATGCCGAGATGGTTGCTGATGACGACGCCATGCGCTTCGTTGGTGGTGTGGGAGACAAAGCGGATGCGTGGCGGCGCATGGCCAAATGGGCAGGGCAGTGGGTATTGCGCGGCTATGGTGAGTTTGCAATCGAGGAAAAGTTCACGGGCCGATTTGTGGGACTATGTGGCCCTTACCACCCAATCGATTGGCCACAAGCGGAGCTCGGCTGGCAGATCGCCCGGCCAAGTTGGGGACAGGGCTATGCCCCTGAAGCAGCTCGTGCCTGTGCGCAGTGGATGTTTGAAGATCTGGGAATGCCCCGCATCATCAGCATGATTGATCCGCAAAATGCGGCATCTATTCGAGTTGCTGAAAAGCTTGGAGAGAGGATTGATGGAAAGTTCCTCAGCAAGGGCAATGATCTACCGATCTATGCAATGTCGCGTGACGAGTTTGTGCCAGCATAA